A genomic region of Drosophila kikkawai strain 14028-0561.14 chromosome X, DkikHiC1v2, whole genome shotgun sequence contains the following coding sequences:
- the e(y)3 gene encoding supporter of activation of yellow protein isoform X2, whose amino-acid sequence MRCLTGCARIVKSFQADTGQLDIAMNDLRQQQMVAATSSSGSGTGTRTSTSIITTAAAASSTAGPSVGRAINSNSAASASSSNSNNTSTSEEEQRVSSTSSPAQREQQLNADQEQDNEREREQEEQHQQRKQRHNQPGQITSTTASPPPTQQQQEREQEQEPPPTPCDDAPGTTGASASASASSASGEGAASAAEGAMAATALDVKGEERGDGHKIILKLSKHVNPNPNSNLNESQPAGDERRVEPLRIQLPSGGTEGSVMAKPQDASDADASSCSSSCAEDEVASSLGQHPRSTPHIVPKLTIRAANEERVGSVVPKLTIKLPENPAGSSSNSKSSSGSGPGSGAQSALPTKNEAHLSSLSPASASSSSASSSSSSSSSSSLAEIQTVPKLMIKTTLAGSSCISSSEEHSQQQQIPKLTIKTGGGGSGQEHMHTVIMTHDLSNAQSIPKLTIKTKSIDLLEDDPAAKEQLQPLPKLTIKNLCSPKHKVRAVLEEKVPSAASKLATTLKPALNPAPTHMTNGGESNSSSQEFCGFSDPDADPAAGASDEGRRNSDDMDIDESLSTQHDPKMFHNLPPLVASNGIASGASKVNKVGKANPAHQQQQQLQQPQHNVVDMVDLTSSPSPGSSPAHAPNSFTGRISPAQSHNLLLECLRMQAAAAAAAAESSAGVGVGVEGAVGGPGSPNSNILLSQLTAPAKGFTTASPISNSSKYPQLTERLMANGGGGSGVGAVVAPAAIASEGEVAVAPLLTSSNSAQPIIDSIEILDTPEGSPHITYMDEEHHEVLNNHHQSNHKHALASGDDQHPEDQLQEMDNNNENHLKRNSSEGNESPISGIPPSKQRRLDNDENDQQTQNCHDLANKCNDAHGDSVQVVPPTHRSRKQKHERILNTDMEDALFSPVQQQQQVLLTSDQNGTLFAEDEAVESKAQDPLDHTVAQPQPSLPSATPASTGKRRGRPKRNQNQSINDPALVCATPTSTPTPGAPPEEATSAVKSRRVQLLRKRLAIDMVSVGPEQADATPGSTVLGEPDARVEDELAGAAETPPRREHRPLRATRRSMAPNTNANTNQQPTPKSTRKRQSKASAQHSQLPPPPPPTLVQFGGPESESNNNNNSSNMAFALAAQIDLTMCSSSSSTSSGTAANQQMISGSGSSSMLPPTTILSSSDPLPDVIFQPNDFSSIMATQQLRSPRPSSISGGSAGGSQPDSHDEDNYNSALDNSGDESASTTTMLSMTTPPTRGRGRGRGRGGSRGNRGSSSADRSASSGGVASATTQPRAPRMSRGASAVAKAIAMSRPRCVGGLKHTPDPERLKGLFSPSPQVFEEDTRMSADLSNSSQSMSMASLMEPPLTPQKQPDFLNNEESQSSMVSNVSLLDSNQGQSVDTILGSSLKRPKKKKMEICVAEDTDYSASSIAEYDWPPPKGCCPSKNRDTFMIQEQVALYLGITSFKRKYPDLPRRAVDMEERNWLQEKGLVSERMCDLGITAVWASDILDIMYTDFYDKYEDYKEYIRQKHLREIEAKQKALGLTVGAGRGLQARDRAMLSASKWNVYFNKTRKDERLACLDLQTFTMNQPLQWTAPTSTRLHRSIANVVLAAAEAENMPAPPTLLPPRVYDEAFRVSDYAYPLTVVPDQFSFAFRQFEPTELRAYPLDTALEKPSTELEMALVPPVNDAEAAESVTKDQEPEPLATKPQTVAPVRRSRRSARQLPDKARTASNSSTSSAGTLSSASSGNESSSDTDSGDDSDCSSSSSSSCSSAAAASSGAGSEDEDGHAQSSSRLSNCGVCLRSQHRNARDMPEAFIRCYSCRRRVHPSCIDMPQRMVGRVRNYNWQCAGCKCCIKCRSSQRPGKMLYCEQCDRGYHIYCLGLKAVPDGRWSCERCCVCMRCGATRPEGLPQVAALAMAASPNGERSKLPRGKRLKWVHEYRIDHVTKLREHAAMFCVPCARTKPAKRQPAASISSVSVSLPTSATASPLQSPTTNGVQAVVSAALSPQTATSTMPPSLEATPISAAATTTTGSVSSAMSRRQQVTSASITTMQCSFSRNSVSDEPGTATATATATITATAAATAGTTAAEAATATPIGIAPPPVVA is encoded by the exons ATGCGTTGTCTCACTGGCTGTGCCCGAATCGTTAAAA GCTTCCAGGCGGACACTGGACAACTGGATATAGCAATGAATGATTTACGTCAACAGCAGATGGTAGCAGCGACATCGTCATCAGGATCGGGAACGGGAACAAGAACGTCAACGTCAATCAtaaccacagcagcagccgcatcGTCCACAGCTGGACCATCAGTCGGTCGCGCAATCAACTCGAATTCAGCGGCATcagcaagcagcagcaacagcaacaacacgaGTACgagcgaggaggagcagcgggTGAGCTCCACATCGTCGCCAGCACagcgggagcagcagctgaaTGCGGATCAGGAGCAGGATAACGAACGGGAAcgggagcaggaggagcaacatcagcagcggAAGCAGCGTCACAATCAGCCCGGGCAAATAACCAGCACCACCGCGTCGCCTCCGCcgacgcagcagcaacaggaacgggaacaggagcaggagccgccACCGACGCCGTGCGACGATGCCCCAGGCACAACTGGAGCATCTGCATCAGCATCGGCAAGCTCAGCATccggagaaggagcagcatcagcagcagaaggagcgATGGCTGCCACGGCTCTCGACGTAAAGGGCGAGGAGCGAGGAGACGGACACAAGATCATCCTGAAGCTCTCCAAGCACGTCAATCCGAACCCAAACTCAAACCTAAATGAATCTCAGCCGGCTGGCGATGAGCGGCGCGTGGAACCCTTGCGCATTCAGCTGCCTAGTGGCGGCACCGAGGGAAGCGTAATGGCCAAGCCCCAAGACGCCTCCGACGCGGACgcttcctcctgctcctcgtcgTGTGCCGAGGATGAGGTGGCCAGCAGTCTCGGCCAGCATCCACGTAGCACGCCGCACATAGTGCCAAAGCTGACTATACGCGCCGCCAACGAGGAGCGAGTGGGCAGCGTAGTGCCCAAGTTGACCATCAAGTTGCCCGAGAACCCGGCTGGCTCCAGCTCCAACAGCAAGTCCAGTTCCGGCTCAGGGCCGGGGAGCGGCGCCCAATCTGCGCTGCCGACAAAGAATGAAGCCCACCTGTCCAGCCTGTCGCCCGCCTCCGCATCTTCCTCGTCGGCCTCgtcctcctcttcctcatcctcatcgtcCTCGCTGGCGGAGATCCAGACGGTGCCCAAGCTGATGATCAAGACAACGCTGGCCGGCAGCAGTTGCATAAGCAGCAGTGAGGAGCAttcgcaacagcagcagataCCAAAGTTAACCATCAAGACGGGTGGGGGCGGAAGCGGCCAGGAGCACATGCACACCGTGATCATGACCCACGACCTGAGCAACGCCCAGAGCATCCCAAAACTAACCATCAAGACCAAGTCTATTGATCTGCTCGAGGACGACCCGGCGGCCAAGGAGCAGCTACAACCGCTGCCCAAGCTTACCATTAAGAACCTGTGCTCGCCGAAGCACAAGGTGCGTGCAGTGCTAGAGGAGAAGGTACCCTCGGCTGCCTCCAAGTTGGCCACCACCTTGAAGCCCGCGCTCAATCCAGCCCCCACACACATGACGAATGGCGGCGAgtcgaacagcagcagccaggagtTTTGCGGCTTCTCTGATCCCGACGCCGATCCGGCTGCCGGTGCATCAGACGAGGGTCGACGGAACTCCGACGATATGGACATCGACGAGTCGCTGTCGACGCAGCATGACCCCAAGATGTTTCACAATCTACCGCCATTGGTGGCCAGCAACGGCATAGCAAGCGGAGCTAGCAAGGTCAACAAAGTAGGCAAGGCCAATCCTgcacaccagcagcagcagcagctacagcAACCGCAGCACAATGTGGTGGACATGGTGGACCTGACCTCGTCTCCGTCGCCTGGCTCTTCGCCAGCGCATGCGCCCAACAGCTTTACTGGCCGCATTTCTCCCGCCCAATCGCACAATCTGCTCCTCGAGTGCCTGCGAATGcaagcggcggcagcggcagcggcggcggaatCCAGCGCTGGAGTCGGTGTCGGTGTTGAAGGTGCCGTTGGCGGGCCCGGCTCGCCAAACTCCAACATCCTTCTCAGCCAGCTGACGGCGCCGGCCAAAGGTTTCACCACGGCCTCACCCATAAGCAATTCTAGCAAGTACCCGCAGCTAACGGAGCGCCTGATGGCCAACGGAGGCGGCGGGAGCGGAGTGGGAGCAGTGGTAGCCCCTGCTGCTATTGCATCCGAGGGCGAAGTAGCCGTTGCTCCGTTACTGACCTCCTCGAACTCCGCCCAGCCCATCATCGACTCCATCGAGATACTGGACACACCCGAAGGCAGTCCGCACATAACATACATGGACGAGGAGCATCACGAGGTGCTCAATAACCACCACCAGAGCAACCACAAGCACGCCCTGGCTTCTGGCGATGACCAGCATCCGGAGGACCAGCTGCAGGAGAtggacaacaacaacgagaATCACTTGAAGCGCAACAGTAGTGAGGGCAACGAATCTCCCATCAGTGGC ATCCCTCCCAGCAAGCAGAGACGCCTGGACAACGACGAGAACGACCAGCAGACGCAAAACTGTCACGATCTCGCCAACAAGTGCAACGACGCCCACGGCGATTCGGTGCAGGTAGTGCCGCCGACGCATCGCTCTCGCAAGCAGAAGCACGAGCGCATCCTAAACACTGATATGGAGGATGCCCTATTTTCGCccgtccagcagcagcagcaggtgttGCTTACGTCGGATCAGAACGGCACCCTGTTTGCGGAAGACGAGGCGGTCGAATCCAAGGCTCAGGATCCGTTGGATCATACGGTCGCACAGCCACAGCCTTCGCTGCCGTCAGCCACACCGGCCAGCACAGGAAAGCGACGAGGCAGGCCGAAAAGAAACCAGAATCAGAGCATTAACGATCCCGCCCTTGTCTGTGCCACCCCCACGTCCACGCCCACGCCCGGTGCCCCGCCAGAGGAGGCTACTAGCGCTGTTAAATCGCGGCGCGTGCAGCTTTTGCGCAAGCGACTGGCCATCGACATGGTCAGCGTGGGCCCAGAGCAGGCGGATGCAACGCCAGGAAGCACGGTGCTCGGCGAGCCAGATGCTCGAGTAGAGGACGAGCTGGCCGGTGCTGCGGAGACACCCCCGCGTCGCGAGCACCGACCGCTGCGTGCCACGCGGCGTTCGATGGCGCCTAACACTAATGCAAATACGAATCAACAGCCCACCCCCAAGTCAACCAGAAAGCGGCAGAGCAAGGCCAGCGCTCAGCACAGCCAGctcccgccgccgccgccgcccacgCTGGTACAGTTCGGTGGTCCTGAGTCGGAgtccaataataataacaacagcagTAATATGGCCTTCGCCCTAGCCGCGCAAATCGACTTGACCATGTGCTCGTCCAGCTCGTCGACCTCTTCCGGCACTGCCGCTAACCAGCAAATGATCAGCGGGAGCGGGAGTAGCTCTATGCTGCCGCCCACGACGATTCTCTCCTCCTCAGACCCCCTGCCGGATGTCATCTTTCAGCCGAACGACTTCTCCTCGATCATGGCCACGCAGCAGCTGCGCTCGCCGCGGCCCTCCAGCATCAGCGGCGGGAGTGCCGGCGGCAGCCAGCCGGACTCGCACGACGAGGACAACTATAACAGTGCGCTGGATAATTCTGGAG ATGAATCTGCCTCGACGACGACCATGCTCTCGATGACAACACCACCCACGCGGGGACGCGGACGTGGCCGTGGCAGGGGCGGCAGTAGGGGCAACAGAGGCTCTTCGTCGGCGGATCGGTCGGCCAGCAGTGGTGGTGTCGCCTCGGCGACAACGCAACCACGGGCGCCACGGATGAGCCGTGGGGCCAGTGCCGTGGCCAAAGCCATAGCCATGAGTCGGCCACGCTGTGTGGGCGGCCTGAAGCACACGCCCGATCCCGAGAGGCTCAAGGGTCTGTTTAGTCCG TCGCCGCAAGTCTTCGAGGAGGATACGCGCATGAGCGCGGACCttagcaacagcagccagtCAATGTCAATGGCTAGCCTGATGGAGCCGCCACTAACGCCACAAAA GCAACCCGATTTCCTCAATAATGAGGAGTCACAGTCGTCCATGGTGAGCAATGTGAGCTTGCTAGACTCGAACCAGGGCCAGTCCGTCGACACCATACTGGGCTCTTCGCTGAAACGtccaaagaaaaagaagatgGAGATTTGCGTGGCCGAAGA CACGGATTACAGCGCCTCCAGCATTGCGGAGTACGATTGGCCGCCGCCCAAGGGCTGCTGCCCGTCGAAGAATCGCGACACCTTCATGATTCAGGAGCAGGTGGCCCTCTATTTGGGTATTACTAGCTTCAAGCGCAAATATCCGGACCTGCCGCGCCGCGCCGTCGACATGGAGGAGCGCAACTGGCTGCAGGAGAAGGGTCTGGTCAGCGAGAGGATGTGCGATCTGGGCATCACCGCAGTGTGGGCCTCCGACATTCTGGACATTATGTACACGGACTTCTACGATAAGTACGAGGACTACAAGGAGTACATCCGCCAGAAGCATCTGCGCGAGATTGAGGCCAAGCAGAAGGCTTTAGGTCTGACCGTCGGTGCCGGACGTGGCCTGCAGGCGCGCGACCGAGCTATGCTCTCGGCCAGCAAGTGGAATGTCTACTTCAACAAGAC CCGCAAGGACGAGCGCTTGGCCTGCCTTGACCTGCAAACGTTCACAATGAACCAGCCGCTGCAGTGGACGGCGCCCACGTCCACCCGCCTGCATCGCTCCATCGCGAATGTGGTgttggcggcggcggaggcggagaACATGCCGGCGCCACCCACTCTCCTGCCGCCCCGCGTCTACGACGAGGCCTTCCGGGTCTCGGATTATGCCTATCCACTGACCGTGGTGCCGGACCAGTTCTCATTTGCCTTCCGTCAGTTTGAACCCACAGAGCTTAG AGCCTATCCCCTAGACACTGCGCTGGAGAAGCCCTCGACCGAGCTAGAGATGGCGTTGGTGCCGCCCGTCAACGATGCGGAAGCCGCTGAATCCGTCACCAAGGATCAGGAACCTGAACCGCTAGCGACCAAGCCTCAAACGGTGGCACCCGTCCGTCGCAGCAGGAGATCGGCGCGACAGCTGCCGGACAAGGCGCGCACGGCCAGCAATTCCAGCACTTCTTCCGCCGGGACGCTCTCATCCGCGTCCAGTGGCAACGAAAGCAGCAGTGATACG GACAGCGGAGACGACAgcgactgcagcagcagcagctcgagCAGTTGCAGCTCGGCGGCGGCCGCCTCGAGTGGAGCTGGCAGCGAGGACGAGGATGGGCACGCCCAGTCGTCGTCCAGACTGTCCAACTGCGGCGTCTGCCTGCGCAGCCAGCACCGCAATGCTAGGGATATGCCAGAGGCCTTTATCCGATGCTACAGCTGCCGACGACGCG TCCATCCCAGCTGCATCGACATGCCGCAGCGCATGGTGGGCCGCGTACGGAACTATAATTGGCAGTGCGCCGGCTGCAAGTGCTGTATCAAGTGCCGGAGCAGTCAGCGACCGGGAAAAATGCTCTACTGCGAGCAGTGCGACCGAGGCTACCACATTTACTGCCTGGGCTTGAAGGCAGTGCCAGATG GGCGCTGGAGCTGCGAACGCTGCTGTGTGTGCATGCGATGCGGCGCCACTCGGCCCGAAGGACTGCCCCAGGTAGCTGCCTTAGCGATGGCAGCGTCGCCAAATGGCGAGCGCTCCAAGTTGCCGCGCGGTAAACGACTGAAATGGGTGCACGAGTACCGCATCGACCATGTAACTAAGCTGCGAGAGCACGCCGCCATGTTCTGCGTGCCCTGTGCGCGGACGAAACCTGCCAAGCGTCAGCCAGCGGCTTCCATCTCCTCCGTTTCGGTGTCGCTGCCCACCAGTGCGACTGCTAGCCCGTTGCAGAGTCCGACGACTAATGGCGTTCAGGCTGTTGTATCTGCGGCACTGAGTCCACAGACGGCTACGTCGACGATGCCACCCAGCCTGGAGGCAACGCCGATCTCGGCGGCGGCAACCACAACAACCGGCTCAGTGTCGTCCGCCATGAGCAGGCGTCAGCAGGTGACGTCGGCCAGCATTACAACAATGCAGTGCAGCTTCAGCCGGAACAGTGTATCCGACGAACCAGGGACTGCCACGGCGACGGCAACGGCCACCATTACGGCAACGGCAGCGGCGACCGCAGGGACAACTGCAGCTGAGGCAGCGACTGCCACGCCTATAGGAATAGCGCCGCCGCCGGTTGTTGCCTGA